The DNA region GTGACCATCAGGGCATCTACGTTAACCTGTTTTGATCAGGTAGCATGTTGTCGATACCAATCAATAGTATTTTCTAGCCCTTCCTTAAAACCGACCTCGGCGGTGAAGTTAAACGCTTGCTCTGCCCGTTCTGTATCCAAACAACGGCGGGGTTGCCCATTCGGCTTATCCGTTTCCCAGATAATTTCACCCTCGTATTCCATCAAGTCACAAATGAGCTCAATTAAATTACGAATTGAGATTTCTTCGCCTGTTCCCAAATTAACAGGTTCTGAGTCATTGTAGAATTGAGTGCCCATCACAATCCCTCGTGCAGCGTCTGTGGAGTAGAGAAACTCACGAGTCGGACTTCCATCACCCCACACCGGTAATTTCTTTTCTCCTTTTTGCTGGGCTTCGTGCACCTTGCGAATCAGCGCCGGGATAACGTGAGAACTACGAGGATCGAAGTTATCTTCTGGGCCATACAAGTTGACGGGCAGCAGATAGATACCATTGAATCCGTACTGCTGCCGATAGGCTTGGAGTTGGACTAAGAGAGCTTTTTTGGCAACGCCATAGGGGGCATTTGTTTCCTCCGGATAGCCATTCCAGAGGTCATCTTCTTTAAACGGGACTGGCGTGAATTTAGGATAGGCGCAGATGGTACCCACACAGACGAACTTCTGAACACCGGATTGATAGGCCGTATGGATGAGTTGAGTGCCCATCATCAGGTTGTCATAGTAGAGTTCGGCAGGTTTGTCTCGATTTAACCCAATACCACCGACGTGGGCGGCAAGGTGAATCACGATATCTTGCTGCTGGACAACTTGTTGGCAGGCTTCTAAGGAACGGAGGTCGTAGTCGCGCGATCGCGGCACTGTAATTTTCTCTCGCTTTGCCCCAGCCGTACAGAGCTGCTCGATAACCTGACGCCCTAGAAATCCTGCGCCACCGGTTACGAGAATCCTTTGATTAGTTAAATCTAAAGTTGCCATTAGTCTTGCAATCCTTGCCCAGCGTCTGAAACTCTCTTAGTGATCGGTCAACTGAAGGCTGAAGTATGAAGTATGAGGTATGAAACTATCCCTTTTGATCAATATTAGGCGCTTGAGATGAATGGCTGGATTATTTTCATCCTTTATCCTGTACACTTCATCCTTTGTGAGTCACGATTTGATGATCTAGCAACTGCCAGAAATTAGCGAACCCGCTCAATCAACCATGCTTCCTACACTCTGACGAATATAGGCGTTATCCTGCCAATCGGCAGATCCTGTGCCATGCTGGGATGTTAGCCCCAAAGCTCGCAAATCGGCTTCCACCATTAAAGCGACTAACTCCTCAAAGGTCACAGAAGGTTCCCAACCCAGCTTGTGTTTTGCCTTGCTGGGGTCACCGATGAGTAAATCTACTTCAGCCGGACGTAAATAACGGGGGTCAAATTCTACGTAGTCTTGCCAATTGAGATTGACATAACCAAAGGAGATGTCCAGAAATTCACGAATAGAGTGAGTTTCACCCGTGGCGACGACGTAATCATCCGCTTCATTTTGCTGCAACATCAGCCACATGGCCTGAACGTAGTCTTTGGCATAACCCCAGTCTCGCTTGGAATCGAGATTACCCAGGTAGAGTTTATGCTGCTTACCTGCTACGATCCGAGCGATCGCTCTGGTAATTTTTCGCGTAACAAACGTTTCGCCTCGGCGCGGAGATTCGTGATTAAAGAGTATCCCATTACAGGCAAATATTCCGTAAGACTCGCGATAGTTTACGGTTTGCCAGTGGGCATAAACCTTGGCACAAGCATAAGGACTGCGCGGATAAAAAGACGTCGTTTCCTTTTGCGGGACTTCCTGTACCTTACCAAACATCTCAGACGAACCCGCCTGATAAAAACGCACATCAATACCTGTGCGGTTGCGATAATCTCGAATGGCCTCCAAAAGACGTAGCGTCCCCATTGCCACAGAATCAACTGTGTATTCCGGTGAATCAAAACTCACCCGTACATGGGATTGTGCACCTAAGTTGTAAATCTCTACTGGTTTGACTTCTTCTAAAATCCGGCGCATGGTTACGCCATCGGTTAAGTCCCCGTAGTGGAGGAATAACCGAGCGTTTTCATTGTGAGGGTCTACATAAATGTGATCGATGCGATCGGTATTAAAAGTCGAAGTTCGCCGAATAATTCCATGAACCTCATAGTCTTTGTCCAGTAACAATTCACTCAAATAGGAGCCATCTTGACCCGTAATACCCGTGATTAGCGCTCGCTTACGTTGCGTCATCCTTGAATCTTCCTGTAATAAATAAGAACTCTCACTGCGGCTAAAGTGCCAATAAAGCTCACCTCGCAACGGCAGTGTTGGAAGGTAAACGAATCATCCTTAAGTTAACCTAGAATATTGACCCATGGCTAAGCAGGTAGTGGGTTAACTGGAGTGAGATCAGGCTAAAGCTTTGATCGTTATGCAGGATTTCTGCTCTGCTGTGGGAGCTATCCTAGCGTCTCGGCTCCCTTCGAGAGCGAAGAGAGCAAGCGCTAACAAAGTTATATTAATAACGCTTTCGTGAGACACTACCAAAGCATTAACTAGCCCGTGACATTCTTACCGTTGTAGAGAATAATGAAGACAGATTTACTGCCAACTCAACTCTCGTAATAGGCAAAAAAAGATTTCTAGAATTTCCAAATTTCTCCTTCAGTAAGCCCCATTATTTTTAGGGAAAATAATCACACCAAGCGTCTTGAAAATCAGCCATAAATCTAGCCAAAAATTTCGGAAATTGACATAATAGACATCCATTTGAACCCGAAGGGGATAAGGGATATCATTACGTCCAGAAACTTGCCATAAACCAGTAATTCCCGGCCTAATCGTCAAAACTTTGTCCATATGACGCCCGTATTTAGGTAGTTCTTCCGGCACTAAGGGTCGGGGTCCCACCACACTCATATCTCCCTTCAAAACGTTCCAAAACTGAGGAAATTCATCAAGACTAGTAAGTCGCAAAAACTTACCAATGCATGTAATTCGAGGGTCTTTCTTGAGTTTGAAATTATCCTCAAATTCCTCACGCAAATGAGGTGATGTTTCCATCAAATCGGTCAATAGTTCGTCAGCATTTGCCACCATCGTTCTGAATTTGAGGCAGCCAAAAGACTGGTAGTTTCTACCAACGCGTTCCTGGACATAAAAAATAGGTCCCGGTGAGCTGATGGCAATCAGTAGGGCAAGTACCAAGTAAATCGGCAAAAATGAAATCAGAACAGATAGCGAAAACATAACATCAAACAGCCGCTTGGCGAAATCTCCGTTTAAGCGATGTTGAGAAAGACCTCTGGGTCTGCTGCGCGACGCGAGTGGCTGAATTCCTCGCTTCACGAACGTTCGCAACATCTTGACGGAGATAAGTTGGCTTTCGGCAGTCATCTTACTCCTTCACTTCACACCACACAGTCAAGATCATAAAGCCACAAGAGGCTGGCTACGGCGAATACGCTGGAGGAAACTTGAATTTCTCAGGGGAGAATTGAGATTTGTAGTCCTCTTTGCAGTGTTCCAGAAAAGCCAAGTAGCGATCGCCAAAAATTTTTGGAGCAAAGCCAGCTGCGTTTAATCGACCCTGTTCGGGACTGAACAAGTCTTTTGACCTCTCAAAACTATTCACGGCTTCGATCAAGGCGTCCGCACTTTGGGGTTGAAAAAATAGACCCGTTCCGCTGTCTGGATGTTGCCGAATATCTCGAACCGTCTCTAATGCCCCCCCAGCACCATAAGCAATCACAGGCGTTCCACAAGCTTGAGCTTCCACTAGGGCAATGCCAAAATCTTCACAAGCCGCGTATACAAAGGCTTTGGCGCGGGTCATATACTGCTCAACCACAGAGTCTGGCTGAAATCCCAGCACTTGTACATTCGGTTGTGCCAGTTCACGGATCGCCTCCAAGTCCGGTCCTGTACCAATCACGACAAGTGGAAGTCCGAGTTGATTGAAGGCTTGAACAATTAATGAGACTCGCTTATAACTCACGAGGCGGGAAACCGTGAGATAAAAATCTTCTTTTTGAGTCTGGAACGCAAATCGCTCAATATTGACCGGTGGGTGAATGACGGTTGCCTGACGCCGATAGCAGCGCCAGATGCGGCGTGCTGTATGTACCGAGTTGGCAATGAAATAATCCACCCGGTTCGCCGAAAGGGCATCCCACTGACGCAATTGATGAAGCAGATACCGTGTGATTAAGCCTTGAGGCCCTCGCCCCATCCGACTACTCCTGAGGTAATCAAACGTTAAATCCCAGGCGTAGCGCATGGGTGTATGACAGTAGCAGATGTGCAGTTGTTGAGGTGTACTCAGGATGCCCTTGGCAACAGCATGAGATGAGGAAAGGATGACATCATACTCCCGTAAGTCTAGCTGTTCAATGGCGATGGGCAGCAGCGGCAGATACTTCTGAACACCGTTGCGGGCAAAGGGCAAACGTTGCAGGAAAGTTGTACCAATCGAACGCCCAAACAGATAACTCTGGGGATTGGTAGATTCAAAATCAATCAGGGCATAAAGATCGGCATCAATGTGCTGGAGAATTTCTTGAACGACCAGTTCTGACCCGCCAGTTGCTTGGGGCGTCAACCACTCATGAACCAAAGCATATTTCAAGGACATTTACCCAGAATGCTTCTTGTGAGTAAGAGCTTACCCCAAGGTGAGCCACTCAGGGTATGGGGACGAGGAGGAGGGAAAACTCTCTGGATGACTATCGATGGAATGGGATGCCAAACTTTCACACGAACAGATGGTATTCTTCCTGCCGCTTTGTATTCCAGGCGAAATGGGTTGGAATGTAGGCTATTTTTTAGGCTGGCAGTACTTATTAATTTCCTGAACGAGGGGTGTTTCTAGGGCGGTGGCTTTCTGCAATTTGACTACGGCGGCTTCAGCCGCTGAGCGGTCTTTCTTCTGAAAGGCGGTTATGAAATCGCGGGTGGATTTGCTGGTATCGCGATACATGACATAAAAACGCCCTTGATAGTCTCGAAGCTTGTCATCGCTGACCTTAATCGATTGCATGTCTTGAGATGCTTTTTCCAGGGCATCGGCGGCCTTAAGCATCGCTTTAGGGTCGCTTTCCTTACCGCCATTGGTGATAGCTTTAGCTTCGTCAGCGGCTTGGTTGGCAACCTTGATAATTTTGTTACATTGAGAGACTTTACTCTGGCTACAACTAACCATTAATACGCTAAGGGCCGCAGTCAGAGGAAGAAGGACGAAGTATCGCCTCGAAAATTGCATTAATGTTCTCCTAATGAGTTATGAGCGTTCTCGTTGTCCTAGCACATTTTTCCTAGTGCTTGAAAGTCTACCGGGATGTCTGAACAGAAGTGGGGATGGGGAAATGGGGAGAGAGGGGCGGTGTGTTGTTTATGTCAGGATATAAGTAGAAAATTTATCCCATCCTCGTATGATCTCTGGCTCCACTCCCCCTCAGTGATCCACCCCTTCGATGGCAGCCGCAAGGCGTCGCAGAGTTTCTGTGAGTTGCCCTAACTGCTCTAAAGAATCACTTTGAGCTTGAGCCAACGTTTGCACCGCATCGCTGACGGCAAAGATCTGGTAACCCTGTTGTTGAATTTGTTGCCCTTGGTGTTGCACTTGAGTCGCTAGGGCATCCACCCGTTCAGTAAGACAGTCAATGGTTTCAGTGGTTGCGAGAACTGCCTCTCCAATTTGTCCCACAATTGCCTCCAAGCGACTGATTCGGGCTTCCAATCCAAGAGACTCCTTGCTTACAGGAGTTGAGTTGCTTTGCGCCTTTCCAGTCTGGATGTGTCTATTCACCAGCAGTTTTTAATCCAACAACAAAGTAGTTAAACAGTCCCTGAATACGTTAGGGGGGCGGTTGTTTGCTTGTGGCTTGGAAATCAAGTCGATCAGTATAGCGCCAACTTTCCCAGGTTAGGGGCTTCTGAACAGGTTTTATTGATGACGCCTTTGATGCCACTGCCAAGCATCGCCGATAATTTTACTGAGGTCAGTGTATTGGGGAGACCAACCCAGAATTTTTTGAGCTTTGTCACTACTCCCAACTAAAATTGAGGGATCGCCACTGCGGCGATCGCACTCGACTACGTTGATTTCCCGACCTGTCACCAGACGCGCTGTTTCAATCACCTGCCGCACCGAAAAACCGTTGCCATTACCTAAATTAAACGCCTCACTCTTACCACCTTGCAACAGATACTCCAGCCCCAATATGTGAGCTGTTGCCAAGTCGCTGACGTGAATATAGTCCCGAAGGCAGGTGCCGTCCGGTGTTGGGTAATCTGTACCCCAAATGGAAATAGACTCGCGTTTCCCCAAAGCCGTTAGGAGTACGAGTGGAATTAGATGAGTTTCTGGGCGATGGTCTTCACCCATTAACCCCTCTGGGTTGGCTCCGGCAGCGTTGAAGAAGCGAAACACCACTGAACGTAGATCGTAAGCCCGATCAAAATCAGCCAGCATTTGCTCTACCATCCACTTGGTCGTGGCATAGGGACTCATTGGCTGTTTGGGATGGTCTTCACTCATCGGTACTTGCTTGGGCATCCCGTAGATGGCACAGGTCGAAGGAAACACCAATTTCTTGACTCCTGCCGCTACCATCGCTTCCAGAAGCGTCAGCGTACCGGACACATTGTTGCGGTAATATTGGGCAGGGTCTGTAACCGACTCGCCTACCGCGATATAAGCCGCGAAGTGGACAACAGCCGCAATCTCGTGATTAGCAAATAGCCGCTCTAAGGTTGTGCGATCGCGGATGTCACCGACCACCAACTCCACCTGTAAGATATCTTCCACAAACTCTCGATGCCCATATTCCAAGTTATCCAGCACGATCACGCGGTAGCCTTCTTGCTGAAGTGCTAACACAGCATGGGAGCCAATATATCCTGCTCCGCCAGTCACTAAAATCGTGGGTTTGACTTGCGACACCTCACACTCTCCCAGTTTTTCGTTTTATAGCCTAACTTGACAAAAGACGTTCGTTCTTCAACTTCAGCCGTTAATGTTGAACCGAAGTAGACCGTCCCCTGCTCCTTATCGATTGTGGAATGAGGAATGCGGAATGTCGAATGTAAAACCAGGAAGCATGTCTTTGACACCTTCCCTCTCCAGACGTTCATGCTATACCCTGCCTCTACAGGTTGGTGAATTTTCCTTAATAAAATTTTCCTGAATCAGTTGATTTGAGGATGATTGGGGTAGTTTTCTAGGAAGAGGTCTGTCCTTAGGACGTTGCCCTGCTTCGAGCAATCGTCTGTTATAGCATCAACCGCGTTTTTTGCCCATTCTTACTGCCAATCGCGAGTATAATGCCCGTGTAATAGTGATTTAAACCTTGGTTCAAGCAGATGAAACACCACTGAAACAAAAGTACTAGCAGTTATTAGTTGTAAGTTGTTATTTTAAATGGTCAAGACAGGAGACTGGGTTGAGGGTTATACGACTCGTGCAGCAGCTTTTGGCTTCCGCAGGTACTCAAGCGTAGTGTCGGCTCAAACTTTCAACTTTCAACGGTTCTCCCTCATCCCTACTCTCCAATTACCTTGGTGAGATTAACAACGAGCAACCAACCACTAACCCTCAACAACGAAGCAGTTCTTAACAATGTTCTTACTACTTACGCAGGTACTACTGTGGCTACTGATCACAGTCATTATCTACAATTTGCTACTGAAAGTAATCCCCAGAGCGTATCTTACCTTGCTTGGGGGTTTTCTGCTGTTTGCCATCATCGTGCTGGCGTTTTTCTTCCCGAACGACACATTGGTGAGAACGGCATGGAGCGTTCTCTCATTCCCGCTCAAGCCTGTGGGAGCCACTATTGTGTTAATCGCTGCTGCTTTAAACCAGGGACTCAAGAACAGAAATCTCATCGTTGCAGCTCTGATGATTTTACTGATTTCCAGTATTCCCTTCGTCAGCACTGTACTGGCTCGACCCCTTGAGCTTGGCTCATTCCCCAGAGCAGCCACGACAGGGACAGCAGCCGGAGCGATTGTGGTATTGGCGCAAGGAACGACACAACCCAGTCTCCCCCCTAGAACCCAAATTCAGCTCACAGATGAGGGCAGCAACCGCCTCCGTCGCGCCGCCCAATTGTATCAAGAGCAGGTAACCGCAGGTAACCAACCTATTGTGATTGCCAGTGCAGGCCAAGAAGCCAATAATGTCGCCACCGTCCTGAACCAATTTGGTGTTCCCCAAGGTCAGATTGTGGTGGAATCCAGAAGCCAAGACCTTCGCACTAGCGCTGAGCAAGTCAACGGCATCTTGAGAGGTCGAGCTATACAAGACAGACCTATTTTCCTGGTGACTTCTGCCATCAATAGCCGCCGCGCTAGTCTGGCTTTTTCTCAAGTCGGCGTTAATGTGGTGACTCAACCAGCGAATTTTGTTTCGACAGAGCCTGGAACGAGAGAGGCACGCAACATTTCGATTCAATCCTTTATTCCCAGTGTTGATGCTCTCAGTGTCAGCACTCGAATTCTTGAGGAATTCTATACCACCATCTACTACTCGTTACGAGGCTGGCTATCTCCAACAGCCACTTGAAAAGGATGAAGTAGGAAGTTATTGCCGAATGAAAAACTTTCTACTTCCCAATGCGTTGGAGATTGGACAATCCCACACTTACTCCGTGGGATTGTTGGGTTCAGATTGTCGGAAATTCTATCTTAAGGAAGAACATCAATCCTGAGTGTAGCCGCTCGTTGTGTAACGCCCCTTCGGGCGAGGGAGCCAGACCCAGCAATCGTTTAAGATTAAGAATTGTTATCTTTGTCACATGGCTAACTCCAGGCTGCAAAAACTACTGGCTTACCTGCGCCCTCACACTTTAGATGCATCACTTGGTGTCATTGCTCTCCTCGTTGTTAATGGACTCGGTGTGTACATCCCTCTGCTCATAAGGGATGGCATTGACGAACTTCGCACCGTCTCCGCCTTTGGCTTTGATCGCATCTGGCAGTTTGTATGGCCCATCATCCTCCTCGCTACGTTAATGTGGGTGATTCGGATGGTGTCTCGCATTCTATTATTTGGGGTGGGGCGTAAGGTCGAATTTGACCTGAAGCAAAAGATTTTTCAGCATCTACTCATCCTGGAGCCATCTTATTTTTCCACGAATACCTCTGGAGATTTAATTAACCGCGCCACCAGTGATGTGGATAATATTCGGCGTCTGTTGGGATTTGCCGTTTTGAGTTTGGCGAATACAGTATTCGCTTATGGTTTAACGTTACCGGTGATGATGTCGATTAGCTTGCGGTTGACTCTGTTAGCGATCGCTGTTTATCCCCTCATGCTAATCACTGTCCAGCTTTTTAGTGAAAAGCTCCGCAATCAACAACTGGCGGTACAAGAAGAACTCTCCAACCTGAGTGAGATGATTCAGGAAGACATGAGCGGCATCTCCCTGATTAAAATCTACGCTCAAGAGGCGAACGAACGTCGCGCTTTCCGACGCCTGAATGGACAACTGTTAGGGGCAAATCTCGATTTAGCCAAAACGCGCAACATTCTATTTCCTGTTATTGAAGCTCTTGCCTATATCAGCTTATTGGTATTACTGTGGCTAGGTTCTGGGTTAATTGCTTCCGGTAGGATTACCGTGGGGGATTTTGTGGCGTTGCTGCTCTACTCAGAGCGTTTAGTTTTCCCTACCGCACTCTTAGGTTTTACGATTACAGCCTATCAACGAGGTGAAGTGAGTATTGACCGCATTGAGTCGATTCTCACGGTTCAACCCCAGATTAAAGATGATTCTAAACCGATTCAACTACCGACGCCAGTGAAAGGTCAGTTGACGGCACGACATCTAACTTACACTTATCCCGGTGCCAAAACTCCGGCACTCAAAGACATCAGTTTTACGATTAATGCTGGTGAAACGGTGGCGATTGTAGGAGCCATTGGTTCGGGAAAATCCACCTTAGCGAATGCCATTCCTCGCTTGTTGGATATTGAGGATAATCAGCTATTTTTGGATGGATATGACCTGACAAGGATGCGATTGCAAGAGTTGCGAAGTGCGATCGCCTATGTTCCCCAAGACAGCTTCCTCTTCAGCACCAGTATTAAAAATAACATCCGCTACGGCAACCCCTTAAGCGAACAGCAAGAGGTTGAATACGCGGCTAAGCAAGCCCAAATCCACACAGAAATTCTCAATTTCCCTCAGCACTATGACACGATTGTTGGAGAACGGGGTATTACGCTCTCTGGCGGACAAAGACAACGTACCTCTCTAGCTAGAGCCTTGGTGATGGATGCACCGATTCTCATCTTGGATGATGCCCTTTCTAGCGTGGATAACCAAACCGCTACCCAAATTCTGGAAAATCTGGCTGAAGGTGTGCAGCGCAAAACGGTAATCTTTATCTCCCATCAACTGTCGGCAGCCGCTACGGCTAATCGAATTTTTGTCATGGATGGGGGTCAAATTGTGCAAAGTGGCAGCCATACGGAACTTTTGGCAAGTCCTGGTGTGTACCGATCGCTTTGGAGTCAGCATCATTTAGAAGAATTACTCCGTTGAGTACCTCATAGAAAGTTGTGTTCAAACATACAGGACTTCCGCAACTAGCTATCCCCTACCTGTAGGGGCAAAACATGCCCTGCCCCTACGCAGATGGTGTATTCCAGCCAAAAAATCAAACTGAGAACTGAGGTGCGAGCGCTTTTATTTCAAACGTCAGATTTTTTCTTGTGCCCAATTCCTCCAAAAGATAGATGCTTTAAACTTCTTAGTAAAATTAGAGTATGCGTGATAAATCTTAATATCTCTTAACAAGAGACTTCGGTAAAGATGGATAAACTTACCAAGACGGTTAAGAAGTTTGCAGCGATCGCAGGAGCAGCTGGTGTTCTAGTGACGCTTCCGGTGTTAGCGCAGAACAACATGCCAACAAGCATCATGCAGACTCAACCTCCCACGATGAGGACTCAGCCTCAAGTCCAACCTAAGCCGATGACTCCATCTGCCTCCCCAGCCAGAACATCGACAAAGGCAAGCGGCAACGTTGTTGAGGTAGCTGCTGCTAATGGCTCCTTCAAAACCTTAACCGCCGCGTTAAAAGCAGCAGGTTTAGATAAAGCCTTAGCCTCCGAAGGCCCTTTCACAATTTTTGCACCAACGGATGAAGCGTTTGCGGCGCTACCCGAAGGTACAGTTGAGGAGCTGTTAAAGCCACAGAACCGAGCCGCATTAGTTAAAATTCTCACTTACCATGTGGTTCCAGGTGAGAACACTTCTAAAACATTGACATCAGGCGAAGCTGAAACTCTCGAAGGTGCTGCTGTGGAAGTGAAGGTGTCCTCGAATGGCGTCATGGTTAATGATGCCACAGTGGTTAAAGCGGACATTCAAGCTAGCAATGGCGTCATTCATGTCATTAATAAGGTAATTATGCCGCCTATTGAGGAGAAGCCGTCAACCACGAGCGGTAGCTCTGCTAGGTAGAAGCAAGACAAAAGCAATCTTTGCTTTTACAGGTAACCGATTGGGAGCCAGAAATTGGTTTTCAGTCGGTTACTTTGCTGTTGAGTAAATCATTGAGTGAGAAAAATAACTGTCCACCAAGAGCAGTGAGTGTGGTAAAGTACCAAAATCTAATCGGTTCAAGTGGGGGTCAGCCACTAGAGGTAACGGGGAAAGTTCGGTGCAAATCCGGCGCTGTACCGCAGCTGTGTTGAGTTAACCGATAGGGAACTCAAGAGCCAGAATGCCCACCGATAGAGTGATCACTCAGATGTGCGGTCTACACGATCGAGGTCAAACATGAAAACGTCTTCAATTAGTACTCTTGGTTCCCTAAAGCAACGGACAGTTCGTCTCACGTTGTCGTTGCCGGTGCAAGCCACACTTTACACTTCGTTGTGTGCTCTGACACTTTGGACTCTTTACTTTTCTACTTATCCTGCGGCTCATAACCAGATGCATTCTCTACGTCACCACACGTTGATGGTGGGTTGTCACTAATCCTCCAAGCCTGGAGATCGCAGGAGTTCAAAATTAGCATGTCAAAATCTAAGATGGCTGCTCTCATCAGCCTAGTTTGTCTGATGGGTGTGGTTTTCTACGGGTTGATGGTATCTTCCCAGACTCCACAACCCTCTATTCGCTTGAGCGCAGAGCCACCCATTAGCCAAATCTTACCCTTTGAAGCAGAGGCAACT from Microcoleus sp. AS-A8 includes:
- a CDS encoding fasciclin domain-containing protein, producing the protein MDKLTKTVKKFAAIAGAAGVLVTLPVLAQNNMPTSIMQTQPPTMRTQPQVQPKPMTPSASPARTSTKASGNVVEVAAANGSFKTLTAALKAAGLDKALASEGPFTIFAPTDEAFAALPEGTVEELLKPQNRAALVKILTYHVVPGENTSKTLTSGEAETLEGAAVEVKVSSNGVMVNDATVVKADIQASNGVIHVINKVIMPPIEEKPSTTSGSSAR
- a CDS encoding YdcF family protein, with the protein product MFLLLTQVLLWLLITVIIYNLLLKVIPRAYLTLLGGFLLFAIIVLAFFFPNDTLVRTAWSVLSFPLKPVGATIVLIAAALNQGLKNRNLIVAALMILLISSIPFVSTVLARPLELGSFPRAATTGTAAGAIVVLAQGTTQPSLPPRTQIQLTDEGSNRLRRAAQLYQEQVTAGNQPIVIASAGQEANNVATVLNQFGVPQGQIVVESRSQDLRTSAEQVNGILRGRAIQDRPIFLVTSAINSRRASLAFSQVGVNVVTQPANFVSTEPGTREARNISIQSFIPSVDALSVSTRILEEFYTTIYYSLRGWLSPTAT
- a CDS encoding CbtB-domain containing protein; translated protein: MKTSSISTLGSLKQRTVRLTLSLPVQATLYTSLCALTLWTLYFSTYPAAHNQMHSLRHHTLMVGCH
- the gmd gene encoding GDP-mannose 4,6-dehydratase — its product is MTQRKRALITGITGQDGSYLSELLLDKDYEVHGIIRRTSTFNTDRIDHIYVDPHNENARLFLHYGDLTDGVTMRRILEEVKPVEIYNLGAQSHVRVSFDSPEYTVDSVAMGTLRLLEAIRDYRNRTGIDVRFYQAGSSEMFGKVQEVPQKETTSFYPRSPYACAKVYAHWQTVNYRESYGIFACNGILFNHESPRRGETFVTRKITRAIARIVAGKQHKLYLGNLDSKRDWGYAKDYVQAMWLMLQQNEADDYVVATGETHSIREFLDISFGYVNLNWQDYVEFDPRYLRPAEVDLLIGDPSKAKHKLGWEPSVTFEELVALMVEADLRALGLTSQHGTGSADWQDNAYIRQSVGSMVD
- a CDS encoding sugar transferase, yielding MTAESQLISVKMLRTFVKRGIQPLASRSRPRGLSQHRLNGDFAKRLFDVMFSLSVLISFLPIYLVLALLIAISSPGPIFYVQERVGRNYQSFGCLKFRTMVANADELLTDLMETSPHLREEFEDNFKLKKDPRITCIGKFLRLTSLDEFPQFWNVLKGDMSVVGPRPLVPEELPKYGRHMDKVLTIRPGITGLWQVSGRNDIPYPLRVQMDVYYVNFRNFWLDLWLIFKTLGVIIFPKNNGAY
- a CDS encoding glycosyltransferase, producing MSLKYALVHEWLTPQATGGSELVVQEILQHIDADLYALIDFESTNPQSYLFGRSIGTTFLQRLPFARNGVQKYLPLLPIAIEQLDLREYDVILSSSHAVAKGILSTPQQLHICYCHTPMRYAWDLTFDYLRSSRMGRGPQGLITRYLLHQLRQWDALSANRVDYFIANSVHTARRIWRCYRRQATVIHPPVNIERFAFQTQKEDFYLTVSRLVSYKRVSLIVQAFNQLGLPLVVIGTGPDLEAIRELAQPNVQVLGFQPDSVVEQYMTRAKAFVYAACEDFGIALVEAQACGTPVIAYGAGGALETVRDIRQHPDSGTGLFFQPQSADALIEAVNSFERSKDLFSPEQGRLNAAGFAPKIFGDRYLAFLEHCKEDYKSQFSPEKFKFPPAYSP
- a CDS encoding GDP-L-fucose synthase: MATLDLTNQRILVTGGAGFLGRQVIEQLCTAGAKREKITVPRSRDYDLRSLEACQQVVQQQDIVIHLAAHVGGIGLNRDKPAELYYDNLMMGTQLIHTAYQSGVQKFVCVGTICAYPKFTPVPFKEDDLWNGYPEETNAPYGVAKKALLVQLQAYRQQYGFNGIYLLPVNLYGPEDNFDPRSSHVIPALIRKVHEAQQKGEKKLPVWGDGSPTREFLYSTDAARGIVMGTQFYNDSEPVNLGTGEEISIRNLIELICDLMEYEGEIIWETDKPNGQPRRCLDTERAEQAFNFTAEVGFKEGLENTIDWYRQHAT
- a CDS encoding ABC transporter ATP-binding protein/permease, with translation MANSRLQKLLAYLRPHTLDASLGVIALLVVNGLGVYIPLLIRDGIDELRTVSAFGFDRIWQFVWPIILLATLMWVIRMVSRILLFGVGRKVEFDLKQKIFQHLLILEPSYFSTNTSGDLINRATSDVDNIRRLLGFAVLSLANTVFAYGLTLPVMMSISLRLTLLAIAVYPLMLITVQLFSEKLRNQQLAVQEELSNLSEMIQEDMSGISLIKIYAQEANERRAFRRLNGQLLGANLDLAKTRNILFPVIEALAYISLLVLLWLGSGLIASGRITVGDFVALLLYSERLVFPTALLGFTITAYQRGEVSIDRIESILTVQPQIKDDSKPIQLPTPVKGQLTARHLTYTYPGAKTPALKDISFTINAGETVAIVGAIGSGKSTLANAIPRLLDIEDNQLFLDGYDLTRMRLQELRSAIAYVPQDSFLFSTSIKNNIRYGNPLSEQQEVEYAAKQAQIHTEILNFPQHYDTIVGERGITLSGGQRQRTSLARALVMDAPILILDDALSSVDNQTATQILENLAEGVQRKTVIFISHQLSAAATANRIFVMDGGQIVQSGSHTELLASPGVYRSLWSQHHLEELLR
- the galE gene encoding UDP-glucose 4-epimerase GalE, encoding MSQVKPTILVTGGAGYIGSHAVLALQQEGYRVIVLDNLEYGHREFVEDILQVELVVGDIRDRTTLERLFANHEIAAVVHFAAYIAVGESVTDPAQYYRNNVSGTLTLLEAMVAAGVKKLVFPSTCAIYGMPKQVPMSEDHPKQPMSPYATTKWMVEQMLADFDRAYDLRSVVFRFFNAAGANPEGLMGEDHRPETHLIPLVLLTALGKRESISIWGTDYPTPDGTCLRDYIHVSDLATAHILGLEYLLQGGKSEAFNLGNGNGFSVRQVIETARLVTGREINVVECDRRSGDPSILVGSSDKAQKILGWSPQYTDLSKIIGDAWQWHQRRHQ